The following are encoded together in the Xanthomonas sacchari genome:
- the bioF gene encoding 8-amino-7-oxononanoate synthase: protein MARPDLHDRIQSARALREAQGRLRMRRSVGRRDGVRLEVDGRWLTGFCSNDYLGLAQQFEVVAALQDAAAREGAGATASHLVCGHHALHEALEREIADWLGYPQALLFGSGFIANLAVQQALLSEEEDVCVQDRLNHASLLDASRLAGCRLRRYPHLDAEGAMRQLKHAADGAAMLATDGVFSMDGDVAPLRSLALVARTQQALLYVDDAHGVGVIGPQGRGSVAEAGLGVDDVPLQLVTLGKALGGYGAAVVGDATLIRHLAETARPYLYTTALPPAQAAASLAAVKLARRDQWRRERLVELIALFRGGARRHGLELMASDTPIQPLLCGEESTALAWSAALEQAGYLVSAIRPPTVPEGKSRLRVTLSALHTPAQVQALLDALALARDRVAAHPPGVPA from the coding sequence ATGGCCCGTCCCGACCTGCACGACCGCATCCAGTCCGCGCGCGCCTTGCGCGAAGCGCAGGGGCGCCTGCGCATGCGCCGCAGCGTCGGCCGCCGCGACGGCGTGCGCCTGGAAGTCGACGGCCGCTGGCTGACCGGCTTCTGCAGCAACGACTACCTGGGCCTGGCGCAGCAGTTCGAAGTGGTCGCGGCCCTGCAGGACGCGGCCGCGCGCGAAGGCGCCGGCGCCACCGCCTCGCACTTGGTGTGCGGCCACCATGCGCTGCACGAGGCGCTGGAACGCGAGATCGCCGACTGGCTCGGCTACCCGCAGGCGCTGCTGTTCGGCAGCGGCTTCATCGCCAACCTGGCGGTGCAGCAGGCGCTGCTGAGCGAGGAAGAGGACGTGTGCGTGCAGGACCGGCTCAACCACGCCAGCCTGCTCGACGCCAGCCGCCTGGCCGGCTGCCGCCTGCGCCGCTATCCGCACCTGGATGCCGAAGGCGCGATGCGCCAGCTCAAGCACGCCGCCGACGGTGCGGCGATGCTGGCCACCGATGGCGTGTTCAGCATGGACGGCGACGTCGCTCCGCTGCGTTCGCTGGCGCTGGTGGCGCGCACGCAACAGGCGCTGCTGTACGTGGACGACGCGCACGGCGTCGGCGTGATCGGCCCGCAGGGGCGCGGCAGCGTCGCCGAGGCCGGCCTCGGTGTCGACGACGTTCCGCTGCAACTGGTGACCCTGGGCAAGGCACTGGGCGGCTACGGCGCCGCAGTGGTCGGCGATGCCACGCTGATCCGGCACCTGGCCGAGACCGCGCGGCCGTATCTGTACACCACCGCGCTGCCGCCGGCGCAAGCCGCGGCATCGCTGGCGGCGGTCAAGCTGGCGCGGCGCGACCAGTGGCGGCGCGAACGCCTGGTCGAGCTGATCGCCCTGTTCCGCGGCGGCGCGCGGCGCCATGGCCTGGAACTGATGGCCTCGGACACGCCGATCCAGCCGCTGCTGTGCGGCGAGGAGAGCACCGCGCTGGCGTGGTCGGCGGCGCTGGAACAGGCCGGCTACCTGGTCTCGGCGATCCGCCCGCCGACCGTGCCGGAAGGCAAGTCGCGGCTGCGCGTGACCCTGTCCGCACTGCACACACCGGCGCAGGTGCAGGCGCTGCTGGATGCGCTGGCGCTGGCGCGCGATCGCGTGGCCGCGCATCCGCCCGGCGTGCCAGCGTGA
- the bioH gene encoding pimeloyl-ACP methyl ester esterase BioH translates to MHIDTLGQGPDLVLLHGWALNGGIFAPLVERLSAQYRLHLVDLPGHGHSRGDDTPLALPHVVSAIAAATPPAVWLGWSLGGLFALHAAATQPQVRGLAMLAATPRFVRGSDWPHAVEPQVFAQFGHDLAEDYRGTLDRFLALDTLGSAHARAELRTLREALDARGAPDPHVLQDGLTLLERTDLRRALPGLRVPSLWIGGQRDRLVPPAGMEAAAALAPNARALIVAGGGHAPFLGHADTVAEALRGFLATLD, encoded by the coding sequence ATGCATATCGACACCCTGGGGCAAGGCCCCGATCTGGTCCTGCTGCACGGCTGGGCGTTGAACGGCGGCATCTTCGCGCCATTGGTCGAGCGCCTGTCGGCGCAGTACCGCCTGCATCTGGTGGACCTGCCCGGGCACGGCCACAGCCGCGGTGACGACACGCCGCTGGCACTGCCGCACGTGGTCAGCGCGATCGCCGCGGCCACGCCGCCAGCAGTGTGGCTGGGCTGGTCGCTGGGCGGGCTGTTCGCGCTGCACGCCGCCGCCACGCAACCGCAGGTGCGCGGGCTGGCGATGCTCGCGGCGACGCCACGCTTCGTGCGCGGCAGCGACTGGCCGCACGCGGTGGAGCCGCAGGTGTTCGCCCAGTTCGGCCACGATCTGGCCGAGGACTACCGCGGCACCCTCGACCGCTTCCTGGCGCTGGACACGCTCGGTTCGGCGCACGCACGCGCCGAACTGCGCACCCTGCGCGAAGCGCTCGACGCCCGCGGCGCGCCCGACCCGCACGTGCTGCAGGACGGCCTGACCCTGCTGGAACGCACCGACCTGCGCCGCGCCCTGCCCGGCCTGCGCGTGCCCAGCCTGTGGATCGGCGGCCAGCGCGACCGCCTGGTCCCACCCGCGGGCATGGAGGCCGCCGCGGCGCTGGCGCCGAACGCGCGCGCACTGATCGTCGCCGGCGGCGGCCACGCCCCGTTCCTCGGTCATGCCGATACGGTGGCCGAGGCGCTGCGCGGATTCCTGGCAACGCTGGACTAG
- a CDS encoding SDR family oxidoreductase translates to MDLGIAGKWALVCAASKGLGLGCAQALAREGVHVAIVARGQAGLDAAATQLRALEGGGEVVAVAADIATEAGRAAALAACPQVDILINNAGGPPPGDFREWEREDWLRALDANMLAPIALIRATVDAMQARGFGRIVNITSAAVKAPIDSLGLSNGARAGLTGFVAGLARRTVAHNVTINNLLPGQFDTDRLRGNIAHAAQREGIDPAALAERKRQQIPAGRFGTAEEFGAACAFLCSAQAGYLSGQNLLLDGGSYPGTF, encoded by the coding sequence ATGGACCTGGGAATCGCCGGCAAGTGGGCGCTGGTGTGCGCCGCGAGCAAGGGGCTGGGACTGGGTTGCGCGCAGGCCTTGGCCCGCGAAGGCGTGCACGTGGCGATCGTGGCGCGCGGCCAGGCCGGGCTCGATGCGGCCGCGACGCAGCTGCGCGCGCTCGAGGGCGGTGGCGAGGTGGTCGCCGTGGCCGCGGACATCGCCACCGAGGCAGGACGCGCCGCCGCACTGGCCGCCTGCCCGCAGGTCGACATCCTGATCAACAACGCCGGCGGGCCGCCGCCCGGCGATTTCCGCGAGTGGGAGCGCGAGGACTGGCTGCGCGCGCTCGACGCCAACATGCTGGCGCCGATCGCGCTGATCCGCGCCACGGTCGATGCGATGCAGGCGCGCGGCTTCGGCCGCATCGTCAACATCACCTCCGCCGCGGTGAAAGCGCCGATCGACAGCCTGGGCCTGTCCAACGGCGCGCGCGCCGGCCTCACCGGCTTCGTCGCCGGGTTGGCGCGGCGCACGGTGGCGCACAACGTCACCATCAACAACCTGCTGCCCGGGCAGTTCGACACCGACCGGCTGCGCGGCAACATCGCCCACGCCGCTCAGCGCGAGGGCATCGACCCCGCCGCGCTGGCCGAACGCAAGCGCCAGCAGATCCCGGCCGGGCGCTTCGGCACCGCGGAGGAGTTCGGCGCGGCCTGCGCCTTCCTGTGCAGCGCGCAGGCCGGCTACCTCAGCGGACAGAACCTGTTGCTGGATGGCGGCAGCTATCCGGGGACGTTCTGA
- the bioC gene encoding malonyl-ACP O-methyltransferase BioC — translation MDPSAFDSQHIRRAFARAAASYDAAAALQREVQGRLLESLDYLGDRVPQVMLDVGSGPAHAAAAMKKRWPRAQVIALDQALPMLQQAKRQAGWWKPFGRVCADARALPLAEHSVDVIFSNLCLQWVEDLPAVFAGFRRVLRPGGLLLCSSFGPDTLIELREAFAQADRTTPHVSRFAPIAQFGDALMLSGFRDPVLDRDVFNLTYPDLAALMRELRAIGATNALQARRHTLTGRGRFAAATAAYEPLRGADGTLPSTWEVIYAHAWAPPPGAPIREGGGEIAAVPLSAIPIRRRGD, via the coding sequence ATGGATCCTTCCGCGTTCGACTCCCAGCACATCCGCCGCGCCTTCGCGCGTGCGGCCGCCAGTTACGACGCCGCCGCGGCGCTGCAACGCGAGGTGCAGGGGCGCTTGCTGGAATCGCTGGACTACCTCGGCGACCGCGTGCCGCAGGTGATGCTGGACGTGGGCAGCGGTCCGGCACATGCCGCGGCGGCGATGAAGAAGCGCTGGCCGCGCGCGCAGGTGATCGCGCTCGACCAGGCCCTGCCGATGCTGCAGCAGGCCAAGCGCCAGGCCGGTTGGTGGAAGCCGTTCGGCCGCGTCTGCGCCGACGCGCGCGCCCTGCCGCTGGCCGAGCACAGCGTCGATGTGATCTTCAGCAATCTGTGCCTGCAGTGGGTCGAGGACCTGCCGGCGGTGTTCGCCGGGTTCCGCCGCGTGCTGCGCCCCGGCGGCCTGTTGCTGTGCTCCAGCTTCGGCCCGGACACCCTGATCGAGCTGCGCGAGGCCTTTGCCCAGGCCGACCGCACCACGCCGCACGTGAGCCGCTTTGCGCCGATCGCGCAGTTCGGCGATGCGCTGATGCTGTCCGGCTTCCGCGATCCGGTGCTGGACCGCGACGTGTTCAACCTCACCTATCCGGACCTTGCCGCGCTGATGCGCGAACTGCGCGCGATCGGCGCCACCAACGCGCTGCAGGCGCGCCGCCATACCCTCACCGGCCGCGGCCGGTTCGCCGCCGCCACTGCCGCCTACGAGCCGCTGCGCGGCGCCGACGGCACCCTGCCCAGCACCTGGGAAGTGATCTACGCACATGCCTGGGCGCCCCCGCCGGGCGCACCGATCCGCGAGGGCGGCGGCGAGATCGCCGCGGTGCCGCTGTCAGCGATCCCGATCCGCCGCCGCGGCGACTGA
- a CDS encoding glycosyltransferase family 39 protein produces the protein MRALLRSPAVAVALLACTLALALLGARGIWDADEGRYSNVALNMLHSGDWLTPRRSEDVAHWTKPPLTYWAIAASVAVFGPSPWAARLPSALSYLLCVLLVWRLAARLFPERPELPAQAALLYATMLAPFGAAQWISTDFLLAACETLAVWAFVEARAHPPGQGKRWIAAMWAGFALAFMTKGPPGLLPLPALLLFNAVTPGPPRRALQLSGIVLFVVLALPWYLAVIRGHPGLLQYFVGDEVVKRVASDAFGRNAQWYGWAVAYAPILVLGTLPWTPALARWAWQLPRQLREWWRDPALRLQQAAPLLLTLWLLLPLLVLCLSRSRLPLYVLPLFVPLALLAAWQRAQEGRAPWRWPWLLGWCGLLLALELAVALLPTHKDAGAWAQAIAQRAGAPVREVVFVEDMARYGLRLELGAQVRKIRLDPLSDTPRFGPEYDADLLTVLRQPRAGRVWVCKQDAWPQVAARLAAQGAQAQVLGTPYQGRVLFRVRPDSVAAAADRDR, from the coding sequence ATGCGCGCGCTGCTTCGTTCCCCGGCCGTCGCGGTGGCGCTGCTGGCCTGCACGCTCGCGCTGGCCCTGCTCGGCGCCCGCGGCATCTGGGATGCCGACGAGGGCCGCTACTCCAATGTCGCGTTGAACATGCTGCACAGCGGCGACTGGCTCACACCCCGCCGCAGCGAGGACGTGGCGCACTGGACCAAGCCGCCGCTGACCTACTGGGCGATCGCCGCCAGCGTCGCCGTGTTCGGGCCGTCGCCCTGGGCGGCGCGGTTGCCGTCGGCGCTGTCCTACCTGCTGTGCGTGCTGCTGGTGTGGCGCCTGGCCGCGCGGCTGTTTCCCGAACGCCCTGAGCTGCCGGCGCAGGCGGCGCTGCTGTACGCGACCATGCTGGCGCCGTTCGGCGCGGCGCAATGGATTTCCACCGACTTCCTGCTCGCCGCCTGCGAGACCCTGGCGGTGTGGGCCTTCGTCGAAGCGCGGGCGCATCCGCCCGGACAGGGCAAGCGCTGGATCGCGGCGATGTGGGCCGGCTTCGCCCTGGCGTTCATGACCAAGGGGCCGCCGGGCCTGCTGCCGCTGCCGGCGCTGCTGCTGTTCAACGCGGTGACGCCGGGGCCGCCGCGGCGCGCGCTGCAGCTCTCCGGCATCGTCCTGTTCGTGGTGCTGGCGCTGCCCTGGTACCTGGCGGTGATCCGCGGCCATCCCGGATTGCTGCAGTACTTCGTCGGCGACGAGGTGGTCAAGCGCGTGGCCAGCGACGCGTTCGGGCGCAACGCGCAGTGGTACGGCTGGGCGGTGGCGTATGCGCCGATCCTGGTCCTGGGCACGCTGCCGTGGACGCCGGCGCTGGCGCGTTGGGCCTGGCAGTTGCCGCGGCAGCTGCGGGAATGGTGGCGCGATCCGGCGCTACGCCTGCAGCAGGCTGCGCCGCTGCTGCTGACCCTGTGGCTGCTGCTGCCGCTGCTGGTGCTGTGCCTGTCGCGCTCGCGGCTGCCGCTGTACGTGCTGCCGCTGTTCGTGCCGCTGGCGTTGCTGGCGGCGTGGCAGCGCGCGCAGGAGGGGCGCGCGCCGTGGCGCTGGCCGTGGCTGCTGGGCTGGTGCGGGTTGCTGCTGGCGCTCGAACTGGCCGTGGCGCTGCTGCCCACGCACAAGGATGCCGGCGCCTGGGCGCAGGCGATCGCGCAGCGTGCCGGCGCGCCGGTGCGCGAGGTGGTGTTCGTCGAGGACATGGCGCGCTACGGCCTGCGCCTGGAACTGGGCGCGCAGGTGCGCAAGATCCGCCTGGACCCGTTGTCCGACACGCCGCGCTTCGGTCCCGAATACGACGCCGATCTGCTCACGGTGTTGCGGCAACCGCGCGCCGGGCGCGTGTGGGTGTGCAAGCAGGACGCCTGGCCGCAGGTGGCCGCGCGCCTCGCCGCGCAGGGGGCGCAGGCGCAGGTGTTGGGCACGCCCTACCAGGGCCGGGTGCTGTTCCGGGTGCGGCCGGACTCAGTCGCCGCGGCGGCGGATCGGGATCGCTGA
- a CDS encoding ketosteroid isomerase-related protein encodes MSNHGVPAQDQAIALVQAYYAAFNRGDWDGMLGMLSDDVAHDLNQGARETGKDAFAAFLQRMNASYREQLHDIVVLAAQDGRRAAAEYVVHGEYHHTDTGLPEARGQRYVLPGGAFFDIRDGRIARVSNYYNLEDWIAQVSA; translated from the coding sequence ATGAGCAACCACGGAGTTCCTGCGCAGGACCAGGCCATCGCCCTGGTCCAGGCCTATTACGCGGCGTTCAACCGCGGCGACTGGGACGGCATGCTGGGCATGCTCAGCGACGATGTCGCCCACGATCTCAACCAGGGCGCGCGCGAGACCGGCAAGGACGCGTTCGCCGCCTTCCTGCAGCGCATGAACGCCAGCTACCGCGAGCAGCTGCACGACATCGTGGTGCTGGCCGCACAGGACGGCCGCCGCGCCGCCGCCGAGTACGTGGTGCATGGCGAATACCACCACACCGATACCGGCCTGCCGGAGGCGCGCGGCCAACGCTACGTGCTGCCGGGCGGGGCGTTCTTCGACATCCGCGACGGCAGGATCGCCCGGGTCAGCAACTACTACAACCTGGAAGACTGGATCGCGCAGGTCTCCGCCTGA
- a CDS encoding YdcF family protein, protein MGRGMSARRGFRWLRWLLRLAALLGLWLLGVAIYIVWVGDRDQAAPADAIIVLGAAAYDAKPSPVFEERIRHGLDLYQRGYAPTLIFTGGFGNGARFAESQVARRYALRHDVPADAILIETVSRTTRQNLIEARRLMREHGLHRAIVVSDPLHMARALRLCEELQIDALASSTPSSRFRSFQTRWRFLLQELYFFHRDLLERGVEHGGETV, encoded by the coding sequence GTGGGGCGCGGCATGAGCGCGCGGCGCGGGTTCCGCTGGCTGCGCTGGCTGCTGCGCCTGGCGGCGCTGCTGGGGCTGTGGTTGCTGGGCGTGGCGATCTACATCGTCTGGGTCGGCGACCGCGACCAGGCGGCGCCGGCCGACGCGATCATCGTGCTCGGCGCGGCGGCCTACGACGCCAAGCCCTCGCCGGTGTTCGAGGAGCGCATCCGCCACGGCCTGGACCTGTACCAGCGCGGCTACGCGCCGACCCTGATCTTCACCGGCGGCTTCGGCAACGGCGCGCGCTTCGCCGAGTCGCAGGTCGCAAGGCGCTACGCGCTGCGCCACGACGTGCCGGCCGACGCGATCCTGATCGAGACGGTCTCGCGCACCACCCGGCAGAACCTGATCGAGGCGCGCCGGCTGATGCGCGAACACGGCCTGCACCGGGCCATCGTGGTCAGCGATCCGCTGCACATGGCGCGGGCGCTGCGGCTGTGCGAGGAGCTGCAGATCGACGCGCTGGCGTCGTCGACGCCGAGCAGCCGCTTCCGCAGCTTCCAGACCCGCTGGCGCTTCCTGCTGCAGGAGCTGTACTTCTTCCATCGCGACCTGCTGGAGCGGGGCGTCGAGCACGGCGGCGAGACCGTATGA
- a CDS encoding pyridoxal-phosphate dependent enzyme, with translation MVSRFLPEFGDVLAAAARIAAHARPTPALRSRALDAATGAQLYFKAEHLQRGGAFKFRGACNAVWALDPAQAACGVVTHSSGNHGAALALAARTRGIGCHVVVPDGAVAAKLANIARHGATLWRCAPSIAAREALCAQVQRDTGATLVHPYADPAVIAGQGTAALELLDASGGLDLLVVPVGGGGLAAGSRLALSARAPQAQLLLAEPAGAADTARSLAAGERRLDMVPDTVCDGLRGSLGAPNFALLHGHAEVLVVEDAATVAAMRLLWQVLKQVVEPSSAIALAAVLAQPARFAGRRVGVILSGGNVDLDALPWGAA, from the coding sequence ATGGTCTCACGTTTTCTGCCCGAGTTCGGCGACGTCCTGGCGGCCGCCGCACGCATTGCCGCGCACGCGCGGCCCACCCCGGCGCTGCGTTCGCGGGCGCTGGATGCCGCCACCGGTGCGCAGCTGTACTTCAAGGCCGAACACCTGCAGCGCGGCGGCGCGTTCAAGTTCCGCGGCGCCTGCAACGCGGTGTGGGCGCTGGACCCGGCCCAGGCGGCCTGTGGGGTGGTCACCCACTCCTCGGGCAACCACGGCGCGGCCCTGGCCCTGGCCGCGCGCACCCGCGGCATCGGCTGCCACGTGGTGGTGCCGGACGGCGCGGTCGCCGCCAAGCTCGCCAACATCGCCCGCCACGGCGCCACGCTGTGGCGCTGCGCGCCGAGCATCGCCGCACGCGAGGCGCTGTGCGCGCAGGTGCAGCGCGACACCGGCGCGACCCTGGTGCATCCCTATGCCGATCCGGCGGTGATCGCCGGGCAGGGCACCGCCGCGCTGGAATTGCTGGACGCCAGCGGCGGGCTGGACCTGCTGGTGGTGCCGGTGGGCGGCGGCGGCCTGGCCGCGGGCAGCCGCCTGGCGCTGTCGGCGCGGGCGCCGCAGGCGCAGCTGCTGCTGGCCGAGCCAGCCGGTGCCGCCGACACCGCGCGCTCACTGGCCGCTGGCGAGCGCCGCCTGGACATGGTCCCGGACACCGTCTGCGACGGCCTGCGCGGCAGCCTGGGCGCGCCGAACTTCGCCCTGCTGCACGGCCATGCCGAGGTGCTGGTGGTCGAGGACGCGGCCACCGTGGCGGCGATGCGGCTGCTGTGGCAGGTGCTCAAGCAGGTGGTGGAGCCGTCCTCGGCGATCGCCCTGGCGGCAGTGCTGGCGCAGCCGGCGCGTTTCGCCGGGCGCCGGGTGGGGGTGATCCTGTCCGGCGGCAACGTCGACCTGGACGCCCTGCCGTGGGGCGCGGCATGA
- the mnmG gene encoding tRNA uridine-5-carboxymethylaminomethyl(34) synthesis enzyme MnmG, translating to MSDSFYRHDVIVIGGGHAGTEAALASARAGARTLLLTHNVETVGAMSCNPAIGGIGKGHLVKEIDALGGAMAHAADLAGIQWRTLNASKGPAVRATRCQADRSLYRSAIRRLVEAQPNLTVFQAAVDDLVMDGERVRGVLTQTGLRFEAAAVVLTAGTFLAGKIHIGQTQYAGGRAGDPPATALAQALRDGRFGVDRLKTGTPPRIDGRSLDYTAMEEQPGDDPLPVMSFLGEVAQHPRQVSCWITHTTERTHAIIRGALDRSPLYTGQIEGIGPRYCPSIEDKVVRFAEKASHQIFVEPEGLDVVEIYPNGISTSLPFDVQLELVRSIRGFERARITRPGYAIEYDFFDPRGLKASLETKAMPGLFFAGQINGTTGYEEAAAQGLIAGLNAARQVRGLEPWSPRRDQAYIGVLIDDLITHGTSEPYRMFTSRAEYRLQLREDNADARLTGIGHDLGIVDETRWVRFQAKQEAVARENERLRGLWATPGNALGREVAATLGVAVSRETTVLDLIKRPELDYAALMRVPSLGPGVADAQVAEQVEIGIKYAGYLDRQREEIARQQRHEDTPIPAAFDYAQVRGLSAEVQQKLERVRPQTVGQAQRIPGMTPAAISLLLVHLERARRSRVA from the coding sequence ATGAGCGACTCTTTCTACCGCCATGACGTGATCGTGATCGGCGGCGGCCATGCCGGCACCGAGGCGGCGCTGGCGTCCGCGCGCGCCGGCGCCCGCACCCTGCTGCTGACCCACAACGTGGAGACGGTGGGGGCGATGAGCTGCAACCCGGCCATCGGCGGCATCGGCAAGGGCCACCTGGTCAAGGAGATCGATGCGCTGGGCGGGGCGATGGCCCACGCCGCGGACCTGGCCGGCATCCAATGGCGCACCCTCAACGCGTCCAAGGGCCCGGCGGTGCGCGCGACCCGCTGCCAGGCCGACCGCAGCCTGTACCGCAGCGCGATCCGGCGCCTGGTCGAGGCGCAGCCGAACCTGACCGTGTTCCAGGCCGCGGTGGACGACCTCGTGATGGACGGCGAGCGCGTGCGCGGCGTGCTGACCCAGACCGGGCTGCGTTTCGAGGCGGCCGCGGTGGTGCTGACCGCCGGCACCTTCCTGGCCGGCAAGATCCACATCGGCCAGACCCAGTACGCCGGCGGCCGCGCCGGCGATCCGCCGGCCACCGCGCTGGCGCAGGCGCTGCGCGACGGCCGCTTCGGCGTGGACCGGCTCAAGACCGGCACCCCGCCGCGCATCGACGGGCGCAGCCTGGACTACACGGCGATGGAGGAACAGCCCGGCGACGATCCGCTGCCGGTGATGTCGTTCCTGGGCGAGGTGGCGCAGCATCCGCGCCAGGTGTCGTGCTGGATCACCCACACCACCGAGCGCACCCACGCCATCATCCGCGGCGCGCTGGACCGCTCGCCGCTGTACACCGGCCAGATCGAAGGCATCGGCCCGCGCTACTGCCCCTCGATCGAGGACAAGGTAGTGCGCTTCGCCGAGAAGGCCAGCCACCAGATCTTCGTCGAGCCGGAAGGCCTGGACGTGGTCGAGATCTATCCCAACGGCATCTCCACCTCGCTGCCGTTCGATGTGCAGCTGGAGCTGGTGCGTTCGATCCGCGGCTTCGAGCGCGCGCGCATCACCCGCCCCGGCTACGCCATCGAGTACGACTTCTTCGACCCGCGCGGGCTCAAGGCCTCGCTGGAGACCAAGGCGATGCCCGGGCTGTTCTTCGCCGGGCAGATCAACGGCACCACCGGCTACGAGGAAGCCGCTGCGCAGGGCCTGATCGCCGGCCTCAACGCCGCGCGCCAGGTGCGCGGGCTGGAGCCGTGGTCGCCGCGCCGCGACCAGGCCTACATCGGCGTGCTGATCGACGACCTGATCACCCATGGCACCAGCGAGCCGTACCGCATGTTCACCAGCCGCGCCGAGTACCGGCTGCAACTGCGCGAGGACAACGCCGACGCGCGTCTGACCGGCATCGGCCACGACCTGGGCATCGTCGACGAAACGCGCTGGGTCCGCTTCCAGGCCAAGCAGGAGGCGGTGGCGCGCGAGAACGAGCGCCTGCGCGGTCTGTGGGCCACGCCGGGCAACGCGCTGGGCCGCGAGGTCGCGGCCACGCTGGGCGTGGCGGTGAGCCGCGAGACCACCGTGCTGGACCTGATCAAGCGCCCCGAACTGGACTACGCCGCGCTGATGCGGGTGCCGTCGCTGGGTCCCGGCGTGGCCGACGCGCAGGTGGCCGAGCAGGTGGAGATCGGCATTAAGTACGCCGGCTACCTGGACCGCCAGCGCGAGGAGATCGCGCGCCAGCAGCGCCACGAGGACACCCCGATCCCGGCCGCCTTCGACTATGCGCAGGTGCGCGGGTTGTCGGCCGAAGTGCAGCAGAAGCTCGAGCGCGTACGCCCGCAGACCGTGGGCCAGGCGCAGCGCATCCCCGGCATGACCCCGGCGGCGATCTCGCTGCTGCTGGTGCATCTGGAGCGGGCGCGCCGCAGTCGGGTGGCGTGA
- a CDS encoding alpha/beta hydrolase, protein MYFDPDVVRFFAQAQQSGQPPMEELPLPQARAMMRGVAAQFGFPRVEMAELRDLQAPGPAAPIPLRLYRPHGLDTGPAPTCLYAHGGGGVVGDLDSHDDVCRQLAARAGCQVLAVDYRLAPEHPAPAAIEDVIAVVQWLAAHPGEVGADPQRLAIAGDSMGGALAASAAVAARDAGIALRCQILIYPLTNLRADNPFPSRVHNAGIPPLTEAAMRFFDRQYLPDPSLGSDWRISPVVAPDVAGVAPALVVLAERDALHDEGLHYAQRLREAGVETLVRVHPGMIHGFINMGSVMRVAGETLDLAALLLRQRLLPVAT, encoded by the coding sequence ATGTATTTCGATCCAGACGTCGTCCGTTTCTTCGCCCAGGCCCAGCAGTCCGGGCAGCCGCCGATGGAGGAACTGCCCTTGCCCCAGGCGCGGGCGATGATGCGCGGCGTCGCCGCGCAGTTCGGTTTCCCGCGCGTGGAGATGGCCGAGCTGCGCGACCTGCAGGCACCGGGCCCGGCCGCCCCGATTCCGCTACGCCTGTACCGCCCGCACGGCCTCGACACGGGGCCGGCGCCGACCTGCCTCTACGCGCACGGCGGCGGTGGCGTGGTCGGCGACCTCGATTCGCACGACGACGTGTGCAGGCAACTGGCTGCGCGTGCCGGTTGCCAGGTGCTGGCGGTGGACTACCGGCTGGCGCCCGAGCATCCGGCGCCGGCTGCTATCGAGGACGTGATCGCGGTGGTGCAGTGGCTGGCCGCGCACCCAGGCGAGGTCGGCGCCGATCCGCAGCGCTTGGCCATCGCCGGCGACAGCATGGGCGGCGCCCTGGCGGCCAGCGCCGCAGTGGCCGCACGCGATGCCGGCATCGCCCTGCGCTGCCAGATCCTGATCTATCCGCTGACCAACCTGCGTGCGGACAATCCCTTCCCCTCGCGCGTGCACAACGCCGGCATCCCGCCGTTGACCGAAGCGGCGATGCGCTTCTTCGACCGTCAGTACCTGCCCGACCCGTCGCTGGGGTCGGACTGGCGCATCTCGCCGGTGGTCGCGCCGGACGTGGCCGGCGTTGCCCCGGCGCTGGTGGTGCTCGCCGAGCGCGACGCGCTGCACGACGAAGGCCTGCACTACGCGCAGCGCCTGCGCGAGGCCGGCGTGGAAACCCTGGTGCGCGTCCACCCCGGCATGATCCACGGCTTCATCAACATGGGCAGCGTGATGCGCGTGGCCGGCGAAACCCTGGACCTGGCCGCGCTGCTGCTGCGCCAGCGGCTGCTGCCGGTGGCCACGTAG